One part of the Salvelinus fontinalis isolate EN_2023a chromosome 4, ASM2944872v1, whole genome shotgun sequence genome encodes these proteins:
- the LOC129853654 gene encoding serine/arginine-rich splicing factor 9-like: MADGRIYVGNLPADVQERDIEDIFFKYGKIRDIELKNNRGTIPFAFVRFEDPRDAEDAVYGRNGYGFGDCKLRVEHPRSASSKFNGSMGGSGRGSGDGGPGGPKGRFGPPTRRSEFRVIVTGLPPTGSWQDLKDHMREAGDVCFTDVQRDGEGVVEFLRREDMEYAMRRLDRTEFRSHQGETSSIRVHGEMGASRGRSRSRSRSRGRYSPAYQGRGSPPPRYQSPPARRLSRHSPPPRRSSAAHRSPSSRSPPPRHYR, from the exons ATGGCAGATGGCAGGATCTACGTGGGTAACCTTCCAGCTGATGTGCAAGAGAGGGACATTGAGGATATATTCTTCAAATATGGCAAAATCAGAGACATTGAGTTGAAGAACAACAGAGGCACTATTCCCTTTGCCTTTGTGCGCTTTGAAGATCCACG GGATGCCGAGGATGCAGTCTATGGGAGGAATGGTTATGGATTTGGAGACTGCAAGCTTCGCGTTGAGCACCCTCGCTCTGCCTCCTCAAAATTCAACGGTTCTATGGGTGGTAGTGGTCGAGGGAGTGGGGACGGAGGTCCCGGTGGTCCTAAAGGGAGGTTTGGGCCTCCTACTCGGAGATCAGAGTTCAGAGTTATTGTGACTG GCCTGCCTCCGACTGGGAGCTGGCAAGACTTGAAAGATCACATGAGGGAGGCTGGAGATGTTTGTTTCACAGATGTTCAGCGGGATGGGGAAGGGGTGGTGGAGTTCCTGCGCAGAGAGGACATGGAGTATGCCATGCGGCGCCTGGACAGGACAGAGTTCAGATCACACCAG GGGGAGACTTCATCTATCCGAGTCCATGGAGAGATGGGGGCCAGCAGAGGACGCTCGCGGTCCCGTTCCAGATCCAGGGGACGGTACTCACCCGCTTATCAAGGTCGCGGCTCTCCACCCCCTCGTTATCAGTCGCCCCCTGCTCGCAGATTGTCTCGCCATAGCCCCCCTCCACGTCGCTCCTCTGCAGCACACCGTAGCCCATCAAGCCGCAGCCCACCCCCTCGTCACTACCGATAG
- the gatc gene encoding glutamyl-tRNA(Gln) amidotransferase subunit C, mitochondrial isoform X1: MYVVVNYTRKLQTLAFNLGPSCYRQCVTGVSITSQDRKSKQNFSCFRWTHLITLVHQYSTRISNSKVPRVATWEPVLENQLPPPCQVPVDLVDKLERLALVDFRNKEGLACLEKAIRFADQLHVVDTDGVDPMDSVLEERALYLREDAVAEGNCAEELLQLSKNTVEEYFVAPPGNIPLPKREERAAMLKHSEF, translated from the exons ATGTATGTCGTAGTAAATTATACACGAAAGTTACAGACCCTAGCATTTAATCTAGGGCCTTCGTGCTACCGCCAATGTGTCACAGGAGTTTCCATAACGTCGCAGGACCGAAAATCCAAGCAAAACTTTAGCTGCTTTCGTTGGACTCATCTGATAACTTTAGTACATCAATACAGTACCCGAATTAGCAACTCTAAG GTGCCCAGGGTAGCAACATGGGAGCCTGTATTGGAGAACCAGCTACCCCCA CCTTGCCAAGTTCCTGTAGACCTTGTTGACAAATTGGAGAGACTAGCCCTGGTGGATTTCCGCAACAAGGAGGGGCTGGCCTGTCTGGAGAAAGCCATCCGATTTGCAGATCAGCTCCATGTTGTTGACACAGATGGGGTTGACCCAATGGATTCAGTTCTGGAGGAAAG GGCACTGTATCTGAGGGAGGATGCCGTGGCAGAGGGGAACTGTGCAGAGGAACTGCTCCAGCTCTCCAAAAACACAGTGGAGGAGTACTTTGTGGCACCGCCAG GTAACATTCCACTAccgaagagagaggagagagctgccATGTTGAAGCACTCAGAGTTCTGA
- the gatc gene encoding glutamyl-tRNA(Gln) amidotransferase subunit C, mitochondrial isoform X2: MYVVVNYTRKLQTLAFNLGPSCYRQCVTGVSITSQDRKSKQNFSCFRWTHLITLVHQYSTRISNSKPCQVPVDLVDKLERLALVDFRNKEGLACLEKAIRFADQLHVVDTDGVDPMDSVLEERALYLREDAVAEGNCAEELLQLSKNTVEEYFVAPPGNIPLPKREERAAMLKHSEF; the protein is encoded by the exons ATGTATGTCGTAGTAAATTATACACGAAAGTTACAGACCCTAGCATTTAATCTAGGGCCTTCGTGCTACCGCCAATGTGTCACAGGAGTTTCCATAACGTCGCAGGACCGAAAATCCAAGCAAAACTTTAGCTGCTTTCGTTGGACTCATCTGATAACTTTAGTACATCAATACAGTACCCGAATTAGCAACTCTAAG CCTTGCCAAGTTCCTGTAGACCTTGTTGACAAATTGGAGAGACTAGCCCTGGTGGATTTCCGCAACAAGGAGGGGCTGGCCTGTCTGGAGAAAGCCATCCGATTTGCAGATCAGCTCCATGTTGTTGACACAGATGGGGTTGACCCAATGGATTCAGTTCTGGAGGAAAG GGCACTGTATCTGAGGGAGGATGCCGTGGCAGAGGGGAACTGTGCAGAGGAACTGCTCCAGCTCTCCAAAAACACAGTGGAGGAGTACTTTGTGGCACCGCCAG GTAACATTCCACTAccgaagagagaggagagagctgccATGTTGAAGCACTCAGAGTTCTGA